The Desulfovibrio sp. genome segment GGAAATACGCCCGGTGGAACTGATCTTTACAAAACGCTCTGGAGAAAAGCAGACAAATCGTTCCGGAATGTAGAGCTGATAGGGCGAACTGCTCTGTAAAAAGATGGATTCAAGCGAAGTTGTGCAATGTATAGGGGTGCGCACCGTAAGATTTGCCAGATAAGTGTCGCCTCGCAGAAGTGCCTTTTGCACAATATCCCATTTGCGCTTGTATAGCTCTGGGGGCAACGGCTCTGGTGCGATGTCACCTTTCTGGTTTTTTGCGGGGCGTGTTTGCTTGTTGCTGGCTGAGGGCGTGCAGAATCCTATGGCCTGTTGATGCAGGGGGTTCTCAATAAATAATGCTTCATCCCCCTCAAAATTAACAGCAAACAGGTAGGGACGTCCCTCGTGGGATGCCTTGTTGATCAATTTTCGTGCTAAGCTGACATCACTGTAAAGCATCATTGATTTGCCAAAAAGTTTGAAACCATGTGGCGTCCGTGCGGGGTCAGAAAAGATTCGGGATGAAACTGGACGCCGTGTACATTGTACTGCCTGTGGGAAAAAGCCATTATGTACCCGTTGTTGTCTTCTGCCGTGATGCGTAATTCTGCGGGAAAGGCATCTCTGCTCACACACCAAGAGTGGTACCGACCGACCTGTATATGTGCGGGCAAGTTGGAAAACAGACCGCTTTGTTCCTTGATATTTATGGTAGATTCAACGCCGTGAAAAACTTTTGGGAGATTAACAAGTTGCGCGCCACAGCAAAGGGCTAATGCCTGATGCCCCAGGCAAATACCCAGAATAGGTTTGGTATGCATATGGCGGCGCAAGAAGTCCATGAGGCCTCCCGCTTCTTCCGGCAACCCCGGGCCTGGAGAAACAATAACGGCATCGGCTTTGTCTGCCAGTTTATCTGTAAGCTCGTCATTTTTGGCAATGCACAGACTGTCATTGATTGTACATAAACCTTTTAGCAACTGAACAAGGTTGTAGGTAAACGAATCATAGTTATCGATCAGCAGGATGCGCATTATATCTGTGGTCCTTTAAGTAAATTGAATTGTCATTTGCGCAAACATGGCTGGTGAAGCGCTGTAGAAGCCTCGCACGACTATGACCGTCAAAGGCAAAGTTTGGTGTGGTTTTGAGCTGATCTGCAAAAGGTTCAGCCATTCATCCCTCGATGTCACCCCGCGTTGTCTGGGTATTGATGACAAAGAAGTGTCTGAAATCCTTACGCATGAAATCTGATTGGGATATACAAAATGTATTGAAATGTATCAAGAAGAACAAAAATACATACATCTAATAGTCTGATTTTGTTGACGGTGGTAGGTTTTGGGGGGGGATGCCCGAGTATGGCATTCAAGAGGTCAAGATTTCAATTCTCTTCAGCTCCACCAGATAGGTAAATGGGAACCCCCGATCATCGAAAGATGATCGGGGGGCTGCATATTTACTGGGCGATGGCTTTGACTTGCGCAAAGGGGCTCATCCGCTCCCCCAATATCAGATGCCTACCTGCTGCGATAGACCACTTTTTCTGCCGTACATTCCTGAATTTCGCCGCTCTTTGCCACCGTCAGGTTAAACATGACCGCTGTGGTAAATTCCATTCTGCCCTGCTCCAAAAAATACAGCTTGCCAGCCTGCAAGGTTTGACCTTTTCCCAGAGGCTTGCTGAAAAAAGTCATCTCGGGAAATCCCGATTCCATGATTTTCTTGCCTGCAAGTTTGCCGCCGTTGCAGTCCCGCATCAGAGGCAACAGGGTTTGCACGGTCACTTGCAAGGCCGGGGCTTCATTCGGCGCCCACGCAACCGTAAATGGCATGGGAGGCGGAGGTGGTGGCGGAAGGGATTGCCCTGCGCAGCCAGGCAACAGACAAAACAGGGCCGCCATCACAATATACTTACGCATGGGATACCTTTATTCCGTTTCAGCGCGGCACTGCTTAATATTGCCAGCGCTGTCCACGCTTACATTAAACAATGTTTTTGCCTGCACCATGGCTGAGTAGCTACGGGCATCTACAAAAGAGAAATATCGGTCTTCCGGGTACACAAGCAGCACGGCGCACTCCTGTCCACGACCACGTGGCTGGCACTGAGAATTCTTGCTCTCTGGCAAGGAGCCAAAAGTTTGTCCCTTGTACCCCTGCTTGGCGCACAGATGTATCATGCTGACCGCATGCGCCCTGTCGGTTTCAACAGGCACAAGCGTCTCTGGCCGCCACAGCGAATGTTGCAGCAAGCCACAAGCGGGCAGCAACAGCAGACCAGCCAAAAGAATAAGAGTCATATTGCGCATGGCTTTTTCTAATTTTTTGGCAACGTTGCAGCAATCGACCCTTTCTCGGGCTCTGACTTGTAAATCAGGGCTGCATGCCCTTCACCCGCCTTGCAATCATACACAATTCCCTTGTCATTAATGTACAGGTTAATCACGTAGCGGTCATTTTCTGGAATATACTCATATTTATACTCTGTCTTTTTGGTGCTGGAATCATACACGGGCCTAAGTTCATACCTGCTGCGGTCATCCAGCCCTCTAACTGCACAAATGATGTTGCCTCCATCAAGGTGCTCACAACGCTGGCTCATTCTTTGATCGAGGTTTTTTGCACTAAACCCGGTGTAGAATCCCTCGTTGCATTTGCTTGCGATATTTCTCATGGCATAGCCAGAACTGAACATTTCGGGCACAGATTTTGGTGCCCATATGTTGTCTGGGTAACGAACAGCACAGCCAGACGACAACAAAAAGACCAGAAAAAGCGGCACACCATATCTATGCATTGTTGCTTACCTTCTGTGCTAAACGTGCAGATTATATAGACACGATATACATCAGGCCAGACGGTATGTCGAGAACTGGCGATAAATTCTTATATATACTGTGCTGATATGAATTGGCTTGTCAAAAAAATTTGGCCCATAGATGTGCGCAGGCAAATGCAGCACGTACAGATACACCTCATATAATGATACACCTAACTACTACAGACATAGCCACACTCGTGCCGCCGTATGAAACCTGCCGCGCTACCGAGCCACAAATCCACAGACCAGTTCTGCTTGCATGGCCACAGTTTCAGCCTTGCAGCATGCTTATACGCACAGGTTTGCGTACTTATGTTTTACTGGTGCCGACGCAAAAAACCCCCGACCATCATTCGATGATCGGGGGTTTTTCGTGTTTAATGAATTGGCTGTTGAGGGTAACACTTGAACGGCCTCTTTCCTCGCATAACTACCCAATATCATAAAACTTAATTTTTAACGATGTATTGCAAATTTTCTTACACAACGGCGACCTGAATATATTGTCTATCCTTCCGGTTGCCCAAAAAGAGCTTTGCCTATCCACCAGATGGAGCGTCCAAAATTATTAATTAATTGTTCACCTTGCCTTAGAAAAGAAAGGCTCGAGTCAACT includes the following:
- a CDS encoding aminodeoxychorismate/anthranilate synthase component II; its protein translation is MRILLIDNYDSFTYNLVQLLKGLCTINDSLCIAKNDELTDKLADKADAVIVSPGPGLPEEAGGLMDFLRRHMHTKPILGICLGHQALALCCGAQLVNLPKVFHGVESTINIKEQSGLFSNLPAHIQVGRYHSWCVSRDAFPAELRITAEDNNGYIMAFSHRQYNVHGVQFHPESFLTPHGRHMVSNFLANQ